DNA from Granulicella arctica:
AGCAGGTTGATACTTTCGCAGGAGAACGAGAGATAAGGCTCGAACGAGTGCGTTGGGGCGACCCTATACCTTTCGAATCCATCGTCATCCATGACGACACTGCCAGTCCTCCACATACGCAAACAATGACCCAACGATTCGAAATGCTTTCCTCGAAACTAGGTGAATCGGCATACCGGGGAGAGTCTCTTCCGTTAGATAGCTCTATTGCAGCGCATTATTCATGTATCGCTCCCCGTCTCACAAAGCTTCCAACCTTTCGCGTCTCGTGTGAATCGAAAGATGAGCAACAGTCAATCGATCTTTTCGGTCCAGGACAAGATACCGATGATCTGATTGTCTTGCTCCATAACCTCTCCTCCGCGCAGAGAGCTCTGCCTCCGCACTCATGAAAAATATCCAGATCATAAGAAAAGCATTTTCCTTGCTCGTGTTTTCTTGTGCATTGCTGTGCGGATGTCGTGGGGTGCGGGAGGATTCGCGGACGGTGGTGATGGTGATTGCTAGTAGTCCGAATAATTTGGATTTGCGGCAGGGGACGGATGCGCAGTCGGAGTGGGTGGGTGGGTTGATCTTCGATGGGTTGGTGCGGAAGGATGAGCACTACAATCTACAGCCGTGGCTGGCGACGAGGTGGGAACAGCCAGATGCGCTGACGTGGGTGTTTCATCTGCGGGATGGGGTGCGGTTTCAGGATGGGCGTCCGCTGGGAGCGGAGGATGTGGCGTGGACGATCCGGAGCATGATCGACGGGACGGTGGTGAGCTCGAAGGGTGGGGCATTTGCGGCGGTGGAGCGGGTGGAGACGCCGGATCGGCTGACGGTGGTGGTGCATCTGAAGCGGCCGGATGCGGCGTTGCTGTTCAACATGAGCGATGGGTTGTTTGGTGTGGTGCCGAAGGGTGCGGGTAAGGATTTTGGGCTGCATCCGGTGGGGTCGGGGGCGTTTCGGTTTGTGAGTGCGGTGCAGGATAAGGAGGTCGTGGTCGAGCGGAATCCGGAGTATTGGGCTGGGGCTCCGAAGATCGAGCGGGTGCGGTTTGCGGTGGTGCCGGATGCGATCACGATGGCGCTGGAGTTGAAGAAGGGCTCGGCGGACGCTGAGAGCAACGACATTACGCTGGATATGGTTCATGCGTTGCGGGACGCGCCGAATCTGAAGACGGAGACGGGGCCGCGTTCGGTGGTGATCTATGCGAACTTCAATGTGACGGATCCGGTGTTGCAGGACAAGCGAGTGCGGCAGGCGGTGGCGTGCGCGCTGGATCGAGCGGCGATCATCAAGGCACTTTGGCTGGGGCAGGCTCGGCTGGCGAATACGTTTCTGCCGATGGGGCATTGGGCGCAGGCGGGAGACGATGAGCTGCCGCAGTATCGGCATGATGTGGTTCGGGCGCAGGCTCTGCTGGAGGCGGCGGGATATCGCAAGGGGCCGGATGGGATGCGGCTACGGATTACGCTGAAGACGAGCACGGATGAGACGACGCGTCTGCTGGCGGCGATCATGCAACAGCAGTTGAGGGCGGCGGGGATCGATTTGCAGATACGGTCGGCGGAGTTTGGAACGTTCTACTCGGACGTTACGCGAGGGATGTTCCAGATGTATGCGCTGCGGTGGGTTGGGAGCAATGAGGACCCGTATATTTTTCGGTATGCGTATGACTCGGCGAGTTTTCCGCCGAAGGGCGGGAATCGGGGGCGGTACTCGAATGCGAAGGTGGATGCGCTGCTGGTGCGAGCGGCGGGTTCTACCGATCAGGCGGAGCGACGGCGGTTGTACGTGGAGGTGCAGCAGATCTTGGCGGAGGATTTGCCGGGGATTCCGCTGTGGTATCCGGACAATGAGCTGATTCATTCGCGGCGGCTGGTGGGTGTGGTGCCGAATTTGAGTGGGGATTATGGTTTTTTGCGGACGGCAGAGGTGCGGTAGTCAGGCGCTGATTACTCGGCTGCTTTCTGGGCGAGGACTTCGATGACGGCGATGTTATTCAGTAGCTGCTCGGGGAGTTGGTGGCGGGTGCGGAGGTACTCCGGGGAGTTGTAGGTGATGGTGACGCGGCTTTGGTCGTCCTGCGCGATGAGGAGCTTGAGCGGGAGATCGATGGCGATGCTGGGGGAGGCGAGCATGAGCGGCGTGCCGGCTTGTGGATTGCCGAAGATCATCAGCTTGGTGGGTGGCATATGCAGACCGGCGGCTTCGGCTTCGCCGCTGTGGTCGATGACGGCGAAGAGCTTGACGCCTTTGGCGGCGAGGATCTGGGTGATGCGGGATACGGTCTCGTCAACGGTGTGGTTGGAGGGGATGGAGACGAGGCCGGCATCGCGGGGTTCGTTCATGCACGGATGATACCGAAGATGTTGCCTCGGTGCTCTGCCCGAACGCGCTGCCAGCGCTAGCCAGGGACAGAACGAGCACAAAGAGGCAGAACGGGATCCAGCAGCGACAGATGCTCTGAAGAGAACTGCCATGACTCCTGAAGGCACGCTGTGCAAACTCGGCTGTCATGGGGGACTTCCTCCGTTGCCGTTTGATGAATTTCCTGGCGTGCCTTCAATGGGGGCAAAGCAACTCTGAGCACGTTGAACGGTCGTATCTTTTTATTATTAATTATTTGCTGATTTATAAGCCGACAGTAGCTGCGACATGGTCTTTTTTCAAGAGGGCATGAGAGGTAAGGGGATTTCTCGTAACAATCTGCTTTTTAGAGTAGAGGGGGATACGACGACAGTCCTGGAACTCGCTTCAAGAATCATGCGTGGCGATTCTTTCCTGATAACCGGCAATGCGGTGCTTTTCCGTCTACTTCTTCCGAAGATGGCAGCGATTCCTCAACGGAGCTGCGGGAGAAGTCGCAGCGCATTCTCGCGGTAGACCTTTCGTAATACATCTTCCGGCAGATCGAGTCCGTAGATATTCCAGCGACCCTGGCGCGAGGCGTGCGTTGGATATTCGAAGTACTCATCGTCCGTCTCGAGGAATCGATAGTAGAGCCGATACATCTCGATCTCAGGCACGAGGTCAGCTCCGAAGAGGATACGGTCGGCGTAACGGAGGAAGAACTTCCGCGCGGAGTATGGCTGGCGACCCAGTTCGGAGGCGCGTGCACTGATATCGACAAGCACGTTAGGGCAGGCATCAAGCATTGCCGAGACACGCTGCAGGTCCTCGCTGTTCTCCGCAATGTGCGCGCCGACGAATGTCGTTTTGGGGTGCCGCTGGAAGACACGATCTCGCTGCTGGAGCAGTTCATGTTTGCTGTACTGCGCTCCAAAGAAGCCCCAGTCAGGGTGAGCGGCAAGCTCCTCATAGCGCTCATTGTCGGCGTCGATGGGTAGGAAGAACGCCTCCGGGTCGCCGATATGGACCATCACCGGAATGCCGAGAGCGCCAAGCCGGTCAAAGATTGGAGCCAGCCGCTCATCGTCAACACAGATCAATTCACCGCTGGCGTCACGTACCGTCAGGCCGAGGTCCTTCCAGAACTTGAATCCGACGATGCCCTGAGCGACGAGCCGGTCGATACGCTCCATGGTGAGCCTGACAAAACTTGAGAGGTCCGGCGAGTCAGCACCGCGCCAGTCCATCCAGCCAATTGTGGAGAAGCGTCTGGCATCGGCCGATCGGTAACGCTCGATCACCTCTACGGCTTCGTCACCGACTTTCATCGTGATGTTGACGATGTGCTCGATGCCACAGGCATCCATGATGCTCAAGACCTCCGCTGGATTTTGCGCGTCGAGATGGTTGTGATAATCGATGACGGGAAAACGGGGCCGATGGACCTCATGCACAGCGCTGTGCAACATGCAGCGCGGATGAAAGTCACTGAGGGGCAAGGTCACATCCGCCCTGGCCGAAACCATTGCAATAAACTTGTCTTGCGCGTTTTCTTCCGGCATGACGATCTCCTCAAAATAATGGGGGCAGGGCCGAGCGACACTCGAACGCCCATGCTCTCCAACCAATCGATTGCAGCTCTTTGAGTGCTGGTTTGAATTATAAAACGAAATATAAGAAGATTTCTATCTACTTCGTTTTATTATCTATAAGACGAACATTTTGCACGTTGAGGATCACTCCATGACCCGATTTTCCTTACCTATTGCCATCATGCTCCTCATTGCCGCCACTGCTCCCAGTATGGTTGCGCAGACAAATGAAGTTCAAGCTGGAGCTTTGCGTGCAAGAATCTTCGCGCACGATGGACGTTTTGACGGCCTTTCAGTTAAGGATGGCATTTCGGGACGCAGCATTGCGATGAAAGAAGCGTTTGTTGTTGTGCTGAAGGACAAGACGGAGTTGCGGTCTACAGAGATGCAGGTCATGCCGATCGCGGATCCCTCCAACGTAGTTGATCCACACCTGGCTCTGCGCCGGATGCGAGACAAGATCGCGACCACAGAGTCCTGCTGGAAGTTCTCATCGGCTGGACAATCGGCCAGCTTTGCGTGGTGCCTGACTGCACGATCCGGCACCGAATATATACGGGAGTTGCTGCGCATCTCCGCAGGCAGCGCAGATCTACCGATTGCCGAAGTGCGTTTGCTTCAGTTTGCCGACGCCGACGCGCAGGTAGAGGGCTCGGTAAAGGGCTCGCCCGTTGCGGATACGACTATGTTCTTCGGATTGGAGCATCCGCTGTCGGTCAGTGCAGTCGATGGGGGCATCGTCAAGGCTTCTTTGTTCCGCGACCTGCCACTTCGTGCCGGCCAGTCGATTACATACTCGGCTGTCATGGGGACATCGCAGCCCGGGCAGATGCGTCGTGCGTTCCTTGCATATCTGGAGAACGAGCGGCCGCGAGCGTATGAACCGTTTCTGCACTACAACTCGTGGTTCGACCTTGGATACGAGAACCGCTTTGACGAAGCCGGGGCTATCGATCGCATCAATGCGTTCGGCCAGCATCTCGTGGTGGAGCGTCATGTAAAGCTCGACTCGTTCCTCTTCGACGATGGATGGGACGATCCCAATACGCTGTGGGACTTCAATCCAGGCTTTCCCAATGGCTTTACAAAGACGGGCGAGGCGGCTGCCAAGTACAACGCAGGGATCGGAGTGTGGCTGTCACCCTGGGGCGGCTATGCCGAAGAGAAGAAGGAGCGCATCGCCTATGGCCGTGCGCATGGCTTCGAGATTATGAATAACGGCTATGCGCTCTCAGGACCGAAGTACTTCGATCGCTTTGAGCAGACATGCCTTGAGATGGTAGACAGGTACCACGTGAACCAGTTCAAGTTCGATGGCACCGGCAACGCGAACCGCGTCTTTCCAGGCAGTGCCTTCGACAGCGACTTCGATGCGGCGATTCATCTGATCGAACGGCTGCGCAAGGAGGAGCCGGAGCTGTTCGTGAACTTAACAACGGGTACGACAGCTTCCCCCTTCTGGGTGTTTTATGCAGACTCCATCTGGCGTGGCGGAGACGATCATGACTTCTCCGGAGTCGGCAGTTCGCGCCAACGATGGATTACCTACCGTGATGCTCAAACCTACAAGAACATCGTTCTGAAGGGACCACTGTTCCCACTCAATTCGGTGATGCTGCATGGCCTCATCTACGCAAAGCAGGCCAAGGATCTGGCCAGCGACCCGGAGAACGACTTCGCCGACGAGGTCCACTCCTACTTCGGCAGTGGGACACAACTCCAGGAGATGTACATTACGCCCGCTTTGCTGACAAAGGCTAACTGGGACACCTTAGCGGAAGGTGCGCGATGGAGCCGGGCACATGCGGAGACGCTCAAGGATACGCACTGGATTGGCGGCGATCCAGACAAGCTTGAAGTCTATGGCTGGGCAGCGTGGAGCCCGAAGCTCGGAGTCGTGACACTGCGAAACCCTTCTACGAAGAGCCAGCACTATAGCCTCAACCTAGCCAAGATGTTTGAGTTGCGCAGCAATGACAGGACGACTTACAAGGTACACAGTGGATGGAGCGAGGCGAAGGACTGGAAGCCCAGCACATCGCTGATGTTAGCCAGCGACAAGCCGTTCGACATTGAGCTGGCCCCCTTCGAAGTGCTGACCCTCGAGGCCGACCCGCTTCGCTGATTTCGCTAGACGAGGGTCAGCGTGATCCCAGCCGTGCGTAGCGCCTCGGAGGTTTCCGGTGCCAGGTTGCCATCCGTAATAACGTGATGGATCGCCGAGACATCGACGATCTTAGAGAGACTGCGCCGGTTGAATTTTGTTGAATCGCACACGGCGACCACCATCGACGAAGCCTTTACCATGGCTCGGTTGACGCGTGACTCCATGATATTGGGTGTCGTGAGACCTACCTCAAGATCGAAGCCATCGACGCCAAGGAACAGGATGTCAGCGTGCATGTCGTGCAGCATGTCCTCGGCAAGGGGACCGACGAGGGAGAACGAGTTCTTGCGCAGGGAACCACCTGTGAGCAGCACCTCGAAGTCAGTACCACTCAGTTCGCCTGCGATGTTCACAGCATTGGTGATGATGGTCAGGCGTGAGAAGCGCTTTAGAGCCCTTGCGATGGCCATTGTCGTGGTGCCGGAATCAAGCAGAACGCACTGCCCTTCCTGAACGAGGGCGGCAGCAGCAGTGGCGATACGTAACTTCTCCTGCGAGTGACGCCCCTCTTTTTCCTGCAAAGAGGGATCAGAGAGCGCTCCGTTACCGGGCAGCAGAGCGCCACCATGTGTGCGATGCAAGAGGCCACGCCCCTGTAGATAGTCCAGGTCTTTGCGAATGGTGATGCGCGAGATACCAAGCGACGCTGAGAGTTCTTCAACGAGTACGCGACCATGCTTCTGTGCCAGCCCAACGATGTACTGACGGCGCTCTTCGATAAGCATTTGGGAGCCGCGTTCGGCGTCCAGAGGTACCGCGGGGTTTGCCCCAACGAATGAATTTGACGGCATATGTGTTCTAACCATGTGTGCTTTGCTCCACGAAGACTACATGGCACCTTATCTAATTGCAATTGGAAAGGCGATTCGCAATAACAAACACACCTCACGGACTCGCGGGCAAGGCGAGCTACCGCATAGTCATGCATTCTGTCGCAGACGCGATCCCTATAGGTATAGGGACGAAGTAGCTTCTGTTGCTCGGGTGTACCCGCATAGTAGTGACAGCTAATTATCCGGCTTGCCGGCACGCGTCCTTTTCTTGCATCCGGCTTTCCCACGGGAGGCATGTCGAGTTCGGGAACGACAGGCTCGTTGACTGCCATCTACGCAACGAAGAATCGGCTAAGACCCATGTCGCGTAAACCGCGCCGGTAAGCGATAGAGCTACGGTACTCAACTTCGAAGCCCGTCCCGGTGGATTTCGGAAGGTACGGTGGTACGAGGGTGTTGTTCGGATCTCCGAAAGTATCGGCATGCACAAAACCGAAGTGCGCCACATCAAGGAACCCTTCTATCTGGCGACCCGCAAATCCGAAAATATCCATGCTCGGGCATGTAATTTGTTGGAAGCCGGAGGCGCTTGAACAGAGTCTTCAGCAATTTTTGAATTTGTCGAAAATTGCCCATCGCGATGGCCGAGATGCCGAGGCTATCCGGATAGATAACTCTAAAAGTGCAGCCTGACTGAAAGCTGAAGCTGCCTGGGGGAGTACACATTGTTGTTGTTCGCTGCAGTCGTAGATCCGAAAGCAGCGTTATAGGTCAGCCCGGCGGTGTTCGGCGTCGCCGCTGTTCCGGCCGTCAGCGTATAGCCAACCGTATTCACGCTGGTTACGTTGACATGGTTCAGGAAGTTGAACGCCTCCGCCAACAGCTCGAGGTCATATTTTTCAGCAATCGTCACTGTCTTCGAAAGCCTTGTATCCAGTACCTGATCCGATGGGAACCGGAACGTGTTACGACCGATGATCGGAATGCGTAGCTGATTGTTACCTGACCCGTTCACGCTGCCGCCAATACCAGTGGTGGCCTTCGTTGCCGTGCTGCTCGCAAAGAATGTCGGAGTACCGCTTGTGGTGAGAGAGAACGGAAGGCCATTCTGCATCTGGAACACCGGCGCAATCTTGAAGCCATTTACCAGATAGCCCTCCCATCCTGAGAGCTTCCACGGCGTCTCATACACAGCTGCGAAGACGAACCGGTTGGGCACATTCGTATTGGAGTTGCCATAGTCTGGAGCTAACGAAGTGGGTACGAGCAGATCGTTGGTATCGTTCGAGGTCGAAGAGTTCAATCCATAGTCCAGAGCGTGCGACCAGGTGTAGTTTGACATGAGCTGTACGTGATGCGTCATCCGGTGATTGAACTGCACCGCAAGCGCATGATAGCTGGAGCTCACTCCGCTGAAGACTCGTGTCAATGATCCGTAACTGTTGTTGAGACGCCTGGTGTAGATCGTGCTTCCAAAACTCGATTGGATCGGCCCTTGCCCCGTCGCGTCGCTGATCGTGTAGTTGATCGACGACGTATTCGTCGTGTCGATGTTGGTGTCCACAAAGTTCGGCAACTGCCGTCCCAGGCTGCCGAGGTAGCTCATCGACATCGATGTGTTCCAGCCCAGATCCTGCTCCACCGTCAAATCCATCTGGTGGATCTGTGGTGCCTGATAGTGGTCGGCGAAGTAAAACGCATTTGGCTTTGACGCTGTTCCTGAAGGTGTACTGCTGAAGACATTCGGGAACGTCGGTGCCCCAGCCGTCGCGGCCGTGAACGTATAGCTTGTCTGCCCGTTTGGTGATCCCGTGTTTGTGCGCGCGTAGTAGATCGTCGCGTTCAGAATGCGTCCGTAGAGTAAACCATATCCACCTCGGATCGACGTCTTCCCTGTTCCGAACAAGTCATACGCAAACCCCAGGCGAGGGCCCGCGTTGTTCTTGTCGCTCGGCATATATCCTGCCCCTGGAGCAGCTCCAGCGTTCAAGCTCGCAACCGGATCGGGCAACTTCTCATACTCATACCGCACACCAAGATTCAATGTGAGCCGCGGCGTCACCTTCCAGTCGTCGCTCACAAAGAAGCCGAGGTCGTTTGTGGCAAAATCGAAGGCAAGCGGCCCAAACGCCTGCACAAAGCTGGCATAACAAGGAAGTCCGGCACAGGAGTTTGGCTGATAGTAGTCCGAAAGAAAAGTCGTCGTCGAGGCATATGTGTAGACGCCATATGCGGAGCGCTCGAAGTTTGTCTGGTCGTCGGTACGGAGAATATCGAATCCACCCTTGAACGTATGACGCCCACGTGTCCACGTCATTGTGTCCGCAAACTGCGTTTTTCTTTCGTCGGGATAGCGTGCGCGCGGCAGGAAGCTTGGTGTTCCGAGCGCAAATCCTGTGCTGCTGGCGATGCTCACCTGCGGCGGAAGCCCGAACACATTGTTTGCGAACGGCTGCTCAAATGACGGCACTGGCGTCTGAGCAGACTGGTAGTCTATTTCGCGGCCGTACTGAAAGCGTAACTCGTTTGCAAGGTTCGAGGTGAAGATGCTCTGCAACTTCGCAATGCCCCAGTCCAGCTTCACAAAGTCGTTGCCTATATTGTTCATCGACTGCGACGTTGCCACCGAAGTCGTCGCTACACCCGCAGGAGCATTCCAACGGAGACGGTTGTACTCCACGCTCAACTGGTGCTTCTGCGAGATCACCCAGTCGAGCTTCGGGAAGTTCACCAACTGATCGCCTGTGCGTGGGACAATACCAACCTCTGTCAGCAGCCCCGCAAGCCCCGCGTTGTACTTCGACGCGCCATTCGTATATGCCACACCAAGGTTCGTCGACAGAGTGCAGGCCGCCGCATCCGCAGTTGAAGGAGCCGCGGTTCCCGTACCACGGCACACTTTCCCTGCCGGGAGCGCTGCATCCGCGTTTGCAAAGAACGTGTTTGGACTGCCCGCCTGCGCCACCAGCGGAAAGTTTCGTTTGTAGTCATCGAAGGCATAGAACCAGAACAACCGATTCCGCAGCAACGGGCCGCCCACACCGAAGCCAAACTGCTTGCGCCAGTCTTTGATCTTCTGCGGCGCGCTCACAAATGTGCCTGCTGCATTCTGCGTTGTGATGAGCGTGTAAGGATTCGTTGCGCCAAAGTCGTTGTCTCGGTCGTAGAAGAAGAGTTCCCCATGCAGATTGTTCGAGCCGCTCTTCGTCACGGTGTTCACTACACCACCCGCAGCACGGCCATATTCAGAGGAATAGTTGGAGTTGTTCACCTGGAACTCCTGGATCGCAGCCTGCGACGTCGAATATCCTGCACGGGTTCCACCGCGCTCCTGGGCAAAGAACACCTGATTGTTGTCCGCGCCGTCGATTGTGTTGTTATTCTGCGTCAACGCCATGCCGCGGAAGCTTAACTGTCCGAAGCCCGTGGGGTCGCTCACAACTCCCGGCGTCAGCACCGCAAAGTTCGACCATCGGCGCCCATTGATCGGCAGATTATCGATCGCCGTCTGGTTCACATTTGCCGTAAAGTCAGATGTCTCGGTGTTGACCAGACCGCCGGCGCTGCTTACGTTCACGACCTGCGAGCTACCTTCCACGCCAAGCAGCGGCCGCAGCTCGGTGATCTGGCCAACCTGCACCAGCACATGCCCAGCCCTGTACTCCGAGAACCCGCTCGACCGCACGGCCACCTCGTAGTCTCCGGGCACCAACTGAGCCACACGGTAGTAGCCTTGGTCATCCGCCGCGACGGTCTGTTCCGCACCCGTACCGTTATTGTGGACGACGACGACAGCCTTAGGAATGGCAGCGGAGCGCGGATCCATCACGGTGCCGGAGATTGCGCCCTCGGTGGCGGATTGAGCCTGGAGGTTGGAGGCGAAGACGAGAGCAAGTGCCAGAGCGAAGAGGGGTGAAGCTGAGCGAAGCCGGCGCATAAGAGTCTCCTATGAAAGCTTTCATTTTGTAGTTATATAAAAGCGCTAACGCACTATGAAAGCTTTCATTTAGTCAGTGATTGGAGATTAGTATGGACAATTCCGAATGTCAAACATTTCTTTCTTTAAGAAACCGTGACACCTCTGCGGCTCCCGGCATCGACGCCTGCGCCCCCATCCGCGTCACAGACAGCGCTGCCGCAGCTGACGCAATCCGCCCACTCGCAGCAAGACCGTTTCCTGCCGTAAGTGCCGCAGCCAGAGCACCGTTGAAGGTATCGCCCGCCGCCGTCGTGTCGACCGCGCTCACGCGCATTGGATCGATCGCGATAACATCGGCGTCGGCCTGATAGATCGCCGCGCCCTTCTCACCCAGTTTCAATACAACGCCCTGTGCCCCCTTCTTAAGAAGCGCCCCTGCGATCTCTGCTGAGCCGCTCTGCATCTCTCCGGCATAGAACATCGCTTCTGTCTCGTTCGGCGTCAGCCATCGGCAGAGTGCGAACAGTTCCTGTGGCAGCTCCCTGGCCGGCGCTGGATCCAGCATGAGCGGAACGCCTTCCTCAGCGCAGACCTGTCCCAATCGCAACACGGACTCGACCGGGATCTCCAACTGGGCCAGCACTATTCCCGCACTACGAATCACAGCGCGCTTACTCTCGACAAACTCCGGTGACACCGCAGCATTCGCTCCGGGTAAAACAAGGATCGTGTTCTCACCCGCGGCTCCCACCGTGATTACGGCAAGCCCAGAATCTCCCTTCTCCGTCGCAACATGCGTGCAGTCCACGCCCCGGCTCTGTAGTTGCCGGATGGACTCCGCACCGAATGCGTCCGATCCCACCTTGCCCACCATCATCACCGTTGCCCCGAGCATCGCGGCCGCTACCGCCTGATTCGCACCCTTGCCCCCCTGATACGTCTGAAACGACGTTCCCGGAATGGTCTCGCCGCGCTGCGGCAGACGGTCTGCCGTCATTACCAGGTCCGTGTTGATGCTTCCCACTACAACCAGCGGTTTCAAACCCTGTAACATCGATCACACTCTTTCAAAACGTCGGACTCGCAGCCAGCGCGGTCAATCCAAGCAGAAACAAAACGAACATCGCCACCAGATACCGCCTGGCCGTCGTCGATGCTCCCACAAACTCCTTCCACACAAATATGCCCCAGATCGCAGAGATCATCGTTGCCCCCTGCCCCAGCGAGTACGAGACCGCCGATCCCACAGAGTGCGCCCGTGATGACACAAAGCTCGCCGTCGCACCTGTCGCCCAGACTACTCCACCCAGCACACCATACAGATGCCACGCCGGCTTCGCTGCAAAGTACTCTCGCATTTGCAGCGCCCCTCCTCCACCCGTTGGCTTCTTCATAAAGAAGAAGTTCACTGGAATATTCGATAGAAATGCCCCACAGATGAAGAGAAACGTGATCGCGTACGGTCCCGGAAGATGACCTCTTCCGGTCATCGACCGCGTCACCAGAGGATAGAACGTGCCCATCAACGCGCCTGCCACAAGGCTGATCACAATACCACGCGTCTGCAAGGCTGACCGTTCCGTACCCCGCGCCTTGTACGCCAATGCGTCGCACACAATCGCCGCCACCACCAACGCCACACCGCCGAACGCCAAGTACGGATTGCCCACCGGGGCAATTACATATCCTCCTACAGATCCGATCACCAACGCCAACCCAATGCCGATCGGAAACGCCACCGCCATGCCCGCAATATCAATCGCAGCAACCAGAAGCAGGTTCGCGAGATTGAAGACTGCACCACCCGCCGCCGCCCACAGTATGCTCGACATTTGGACTTGTTTGAGGTCCTCGACAAACGATAGCCCAGATGCCCCGCTACTCCCGAGTGTAAAACCCCAGAATAGCGCTCCAACCATGAGTCCGATCGTGTAGTCCCAATAGAATAA
Protein-coding regions in this window:
- the rbsK gene encoding ribokinase: MLQGLKPLVVVGSINTDLVMTADRLPQRGETIPGTSFQTYQGGKGANQAVAAAMLGATVMMVGKVGSDAFGAESIRQLQSRGVDCTHVATEKGDSGLAVITVGAAGENTILVLPGANAAVSPEFVESKRAVIRSAGIVLAQLEIPVESVLRLGQVCAEEGVPLMLDPAPARELPQELFALCRWLTPNETEAMFYAGEMQSGSAEIAGALLKKGAQGVVLKLGEKGAAIYQADADVIAIDPMRVSAVDTTAAGDTFNGALAAALTAGNGLAASGRIASAAAALSVTRMGAQASMPGAAEVSRFLKERNV
- a CDS encoding GRP family sugar transporter: MYQPEQYVVVLGFMIVSMVCWGSWANTLKLCPRFAFQLFYWDYTIGLMVGALFWGFTLGSSGASGLSFVEDLKQVQMSSILWAAAGGAVFNLANLLLVAAIDIAGMAVAFPIGIGLALVIGSVGGYVIAPVGNPYLAFGGVALVVAAIVCDALAYKARGTERSALQTRGIVISLVAGALMGTFYPLVTRSMTGRGHLPGPYAITFLFICGAFLSNIPVNFFFMKKPTGGGGALQMREYFAAKPAWHLYGVLGGVVWATGATASFVSSRAHSVGSAVSYSLGQGATMISAIWGIFVWKEFVGASTTARRYLVAMFVLFLLGLTALAASPTF